The stretch of DNA CATGTCGGAATCGCCCGTTTGTGGTCGTGATTCCGGGACGAACGCGACGCAGAATCTATCGGCGCAATGGAAAGGGTTTTTCGACGGGCGACGCGGATACTGAAGTAATGGGGCTCGAAGAGGAGATTGAATCCATCCGCGAGGAGATAACCAGCACGCCCTACAACAAGTCCACAGAGGCGCACATTGGACGGTTGAAGGCGAAGCTCGCGGAGAAAAAAGAGAAGTTGGAGTCGCAAGCCTCCGCGGGCGGTGGCGATGGGTATGCCGTCGAGAAGCACGGCGACGCGACCGTCGCGCTCGTTGGCTTCCCGAGCGTTGGCAAATCCACGCTCCTCAACGCCCTCACCAACGCAGAAAGTGAGGTGGGAGCCTACGAGTTCACGACCATCAACGTCCATCCCGGGATGTTGCAGTACAACGGTGCGAACATCCAACTGATGGACGTTCCGGGACTCATCGAAGGCGCAGCGGGCGGCCGTGGAGGGGGCCGAGAAGTGCTCTCTGTCGTCCGAACCGCAGACCTCGTCATCTTCATGCTCTCGGTGTTCGAAATCGAGCGCTACTCGCGCCTGCGCGAGGAACTGTATAATAACAAAGTCCGAATCGATACCGGTCCTCCATCCATCAAAATCACCAAGAAAGGGAAAGGAGGAATCAACATCACGTCGAGTGTCGACCTCGACCTTTCAGAAGAGGTCATCAAAGAGATTCTCCGGGAGAAAGGCTACGTGAACGCTGACGTGGTCATCCGCGAGAACATCACGGTCGACCGCCTCATCGACGGCCTGATGAAAAATCGTGTCTACCTCCCGTCGATGGTCATCGCCAACAAGGCAGACCTCATCGACCACGACTACTTAGAAAACGTCCACGACGACCTCCGCGAAGAGGGCCTCGACCCTGAAGACGTGGTGTTCATCAGTGCCGAGGAAGAGAAGGGCCTCGACGTGCTCAAAGAGACGATCTGGCAGAAACTCGGGCTCATCCGCGTCTACATGGACAAACCCGGTCGCGGGACGGACTTCGAGGAACCGCTCATCATCAAGCGCGGCGAGACCATCGAAGACGCCTGTAAGAAACTCGGGGCGAATCTACTCGACCGATTCCGCTTCGCACGCGTGACGGGCCCGAGCGCGAAACACGATGCCCAACAAGTCGGTCTCGACCACGTCCTCGAAGACGAGGACATTCTCCGCATCATCGCCCGCAAATAGATGGTCGAATCCGAGGCATTTTCGACTCGCACCGCAGCCGGTCGCCTTCTCACACTGCTGGTCGTTGGCTTGCTGCCGTGGACAATCATCCTCGTAAACGGCCAGTTCACGTTCGTCTTCTCGTTTGGCCTCGTGAACACCAACCCATTCCATCTCACGAATCTCTATGACTACGTGACGCGATTCACATTTGGCCTGCCGCGCTCACTCCAAGCGTGGCCCGCGAGTACGCTCCTCTATGTGGGCGCGCTCGTGAGTGCGGCAACCGGATTCATCGGCCACGAAGACGAACGACTCACCGGCGGGCTGCTCGTGTTCGCCGGTGGCGCGCAGTTTTATCTCACGGTTGGCCTCATCGCCTCACTCGGCACCCGCGTGTTCCCGCTCGGGATGATTGCCCTCTGGACGGTTGCGTGGTGGGGCTATGGCCCTGCACTCAAACGGATTTTCCGGTACGACGAGTAGGTGGCCGGTGTGCTTTTTGGTCGCCAGACCGCATCCTGCACCATGGACGGAACCCTCGACCACGTGATGATGCGCGTCGAAGATTTAGACGAGTCGCTCGACTGGTACCAAACCCACTTCGACTACGAGGAGAAGGGTCGCTGGGAGGCAGACACCTTCACCAACGTCTACCTCGGCCCCGAGGACATGCACGAAGACGGCGCGACCATCGAACTCACCTACAACCACGACGACCGCACCTACGAGTTCGGTGACGCGTGGGGCCACATCGCCGTGCGCGTTGAGGATGTGTACGACGCCTACGACGAACTCATGGCCGCCGGTGTCGAGGACTACCGCGACCCGGACTCCTGTGGCGGCTCGTACGCCTTCGTCAAAGACCCCGATGGCCACGAAATCGAACTCGTCGAGCGCGACCACGGCGCGCGCTGGTCGCTCGACCACACGATGCTCCGCGTCGAAGACATCGAGAAGGCCATTGGCTGGTACACGCACAAACTCGATTACGAACTGTTCCGGCGCTCTGAGCACGACAGCTTCGCGCTCTACTTCATGAAACCACGTGGGGCAGCAGCCGAAGAAATGTCCATCGAACTCACCTACAACTACGACGGGCGTTCCTACGAGTTCGGCGACGCGTGGGGGCACGTCGCGGTTCGAACCAGTGATTTAGAATCGTACTGGGAGACGCTCGTGACGCGCGACGTAGAGGAGTACCGCGACCCAGAGAGCTGTGACTACCGGTATGCGTTCACCCACGCGGCAGGCGGTCACGAAGTCGAGATTCTGAACCCGTAGTTCCCGTGCAATCGCTGAGACAGTCCGAATGAACTTATTTTTCAGAACGTCAGCGTTCGGGACGAAGTAGTCGCATGTCCCTGAGTGTTTTGAAAATCGACAATCCATTGCCAACTAGCATCTTGATTGCGCCCGCCCTCGCGCGTAATTATACGCACTCAGAATGTGTTGTTTAGCCAATGGAATCAGATTGTGTGACTAACTTGGCGTATTGTCTGACTTTCGTCAGACGCAGATGAGTGCGTCCTGAAAACCCCCGTCTGACGGGCGACTCGTTGGATGATACGAGTTATCACAATTCGCAGAGTACCACAAAGCATTTATAATGAGAGGCTATCTTTTGCACTGTACCCCTACCCATGGTGACAGTACGGAGTAACGCTCGCCGGACCCGGGCTCTCTCGGGTTATGCGACTCCCAAACTCGGCCGACGCGAAAGTGCTGTTGCCGGTGTGTACAACACATAAATAAACCATGACAGACACAAACACAAAGATTCGGAGTTTGTTCCTGGCGGGACTTATGGTCCTGTCCGTGTTCGCCGGTAGTGTAGCCTTCGCGGGCTCCGCGGCCGCAGTGAACCAGGACGACGCCGATGAAACTCTTGAGTCTTCCAATACGTATTGGCAGGGCCAAGAGTTATTCGTAAGTGGTAGCGACTTAGGACTCTCTGAGGATACAACCCTCCAGATTCGTAGAGTTGATTCGGACAGTGAAGTTGCCGGTCTCGTCACCGAGTTCACGCTCGATGAAGACCAGGCTGCTCTCATTGATACCGACAACCTCGACGGTGAGTACGTCATCACCAGCGACAGTAACACTGTCCACGAAGTCGACTCGAACGGTCAGCTTCAGGCTGGTGTCACCGGTAGTGACACCGCTAATGTTGACGCCGCATCGTGGGAAGTTGCAGTTCAGACCCTGACGACGGAAACTGACGAGGACGACACGGAAGTCCTCCAAGAAAGCACGGCTCAGATCGACGTCACGTCCAACCGTGGCTCGTTCCAGCTTGACGTCACGGCAGAGGGCCTCGACAGCGAAGACCTCGAAGAAATCTTCAACCAGGGCGACAACACGTTCGTCTCCGAGAACGAAGATGACGATGAAGTCACGCTCCAGGTCTCTGGCGACGACGAAATCTTCGCAAACTTCTCCGAGTTCGACACCGTTGGTGACTACACGTTCGACTTCGAAGTCAACGACACCACGGCATCCGACTCTGCATCCGTTACTGTCAACGAACTTGACACTGACATCTCCTTCGCTCAGTCGGTAACGACTGAGGAAGTTGGTGACAACGCAGAGATCACCATCAACATGGAAGACTCCACCGAGGCGTGGGTCTTCATCGGTGGCGAAGACGTGAACTACCTCGAGAGCGTCCACGTCGTCGACGACGACGAAGACGGCGAAGTTGTTCTCGAGATGAACACGTTCCTCGCGGGTCAGGGCGCAGGTGCCTCTGACGACGCATACGATGTTGCTGGGGATGACGTGCTCGGTGACGAAGGTGTCACCCGGTACGACTCCAGCGACTTCGACGACATCGAAATCGACTCCAGCCTCAGCAACCGGCTCGCAGCTGGTGACTACGACCTCCGTGTTGCCTCCTCCGGCGACATCGACGCAGACGGCGATGTCGAGGACGAGAAGGACGTCGGTACGCTCGCACTCCGCGAACGTTCCACCGACGGTATCCAGACGTGGGTTGCACCAGACGGTGCAGCAAACTCTGACGACCTCGAAGACCTCCTCGGTGAGGTCAGCGAGAGCAACACCGTCGTGAAGGGCGACCGCCTGGTTGTCCAGGTCGAAGCATCCGGTCTCTACGGCTACGTTGAGGACGAAGACCTCAGCACGCTCGCAGGCCAGGGTCTCCAGCTCAAATTCGAGCAGACCAACCCTGACGCGAACCAGGAAGAAGTCATCATCGACCAGGACGACCTCGCGACCCTCAGTCCATCCGAAGGTCAGCTCTACACTGACGAAGACAACAACACGTTCTTCGTCGTGATTGACACTGGCGCCATCGACGCGATGGAAGACGGCCAAGAACACGAAGTCTCCTTCAGCGTTGTTGGTGAAGACAGCGAAATCTCCGACGAT from Haladaptatus sp. ZSTT2 encodes:
- a CDS encoding DUF7282 domain-containing protein translates to MVLSVFAGSVAFAGSAAAVNQDDADETLESSNTYWQGQELFVSGSDLGLSEDTTLQIRRVDSDSEVAGLVTEFTLDEDQAALIDTDNLDGEYVITSDSNTVHEVDSNGQLQAGVTGSDTANVDAASWEVAVQTLTTETDEDDTEVLQESTAQIDVTSNRGSFQLDVTAEGLDSEDLEEIFNQGDNTFVSENEDDDEVTLQVSGDDEIFANFSEFDTVGDYTFDFEVNDTTASDSASVTVNELDTDISFAQSVTTEEVGDNAEITINMEDSTEAWVFIGGEDVNYLESVHVVDDDEDGEVVLEMNTFLAGQGAGASDDAYDVAGDDVLGDEGVTRYDSSDFDDIEIDSSLSNRLAAGDYDLRVASSGDIDADGDVEDEKDVGTLALRERSTDGIQTWVAPDGAANSDDLEDLLGEVSESNTVVKGDRLVVQVEASGLYGYVEDEDLSTLAGQGLQLKFEQTNPDANQEEVIIDQDDLATLSPSEGQLYTDEDNNTFFVVIDTGAIDAMEDGQEHEVSFSVVGEDSEISDDELGGEFNPYVDDEEEQTVTTDLSIEDAEAEFDNLQDGDLVVPKSSSAAVTGTSNLAPGTELTVRLRSSNSNSPFLKSDTVEVQTDGTFSAEFDMSDVAAGAEFDASIRKGGTELESVDGVVGEGASAEVTFDDQETDGSSVVVSSVTLSEGGFVTIHDATLLDGDAAGSVVGTSEYLDAGTHEDVEVSLDSTLEEDQELIAMPHMDSNGNEEYDFVTSEGADDGPYTGEDGNAVTDSAQITIGTGGTTTTGTATTTTSGTTTTAATTSTTTDSTTSEPTTTEEEGPGFGALAAVIALIAAALLAVRRSN
- a CDS encoding TIGR04206 family protein, whose protein sequence is MVESEAFSTRTAAGRLLTLLVVGLLPWTIILVNGQFTFVFSFGLVNTNPFHLTNLYDYVTRFTFGLPRSLQAWPASTLLYVGALVSAATGFIGHEDERLTGGLLVFAGGAQFYLTVGLIASLGTRVFPLGMIALWTVAWWGYGPALKRIFRYDE
- a CDS encoding OBG GTPase family GTP-binding protein produces the protein MGLEEEIESIREEITSTPYNKSTEAHIGRLKAKLAEKKEKLESQASAGGGDGYAVEKHGDATVALVGFPSVGKSTLLNALTNAESEVGAYEFTTINVHPGMLQYNGANIQLMDVPGLIEGAAGGRGGGREVLSVVRTADLVIFMLSVFEIERYSRLREELYNNKVRIDTGPPSIKITKKGKGGINITSSVDLDLSEEVIKEILREKGYVNADVVIRENITVDRLIDGLMKNRVYLPSMVIANKADLIDHDYLENVHDDLREEGLDPEDVVFISAEEEKGLDVLKETIWQKLGLIRVYMDKPGRGTDFEEPLIIKRGETIEDACKKLGANLLDRFRFARVTGPSAKHDAQQVGLDHVLEDEDILRIIARK
- a CDS encoding VOC family protein translates to MDGTLDHVMMRVEDLDESLDWYQTHFDYEEKGRWEADTFTNVYLGPEDMHEDGATIELTYNHDDRTYEFGDAWGHIAVRVEDVYDAYDELMAAGVEDYRDPDSCGGSYAFVKDPDGHEIELVERDHGARWSLDHTMLRVEDIEKAIGWYTHKLDYELFRRSEHDSFALYFMKPRGAAAEEMSIELTYNYDGRSYEFGDAWGHVAVRTSDLESYWETLVTRDVEEYRDPESCDYRYAFTHAAGGHEVEILNP